From a single Nicotiana tomentosiformis chromosome 2, ASM39032v3, whole genome shotgun sequence genomic region:
- the LOC138904627 gene encoding uncharacterized protein encodes MDHVEDGKPILHPRLSATSVMVAALMMRQGYEPEKGLGASLQGISEPISLFSNRDNCAKHEIQSLVDCYAGYHQILMDDGDAEKTAFTTPWDEEIYSIEEVVPDDNHVWKMYFDGAVNIKGVGIGAILISPIGQYYPATARLHFFCTNNTAEYEACIMGLNLALDLDVNELLVMGDSDLLIRQTQGKWETRDIKLIPYRQCVQDLSKRFKSIVFKYIPRFHNELADALATLASMLPYPGNTHIDPLEIQVRNQHGYCHTIEIEPDGELCHFMKEVCEKFKIMHRHFTPCWPKANGAVEAANKNIKKILKKIIQGSKQWHEKLPFALLGYRTTTRTSVGATPYPLVYGTKVVIPAEVEIPSLWIIVESEIEDTEWVKT; translated from the exons ATGGACCATGTTGAGGATGGAAAGCCCATTCTGCATCCTCGTCTctccgccacatctgtaatggtggctgcacttatgatgagacaaggttatgagccagaaaaaggcttgggggcatcattgcaaggaatttcagaacccatttctctGTTCAGTAataggg ATAATTgtgcaaagcatgagatacagtcgttggtggattgctatgctgggtaccaccagattctaatggatgatggtgatgcagaaaagaccgctttcaccactccgtggg acgaagagatctactcaatagaggaagtagttccagatGACAACCatgtatggaaaatgtattttgatggagctgtcaatatcaaaggagttgggatcggggcaatcctcataTCACCTATTGGACAATATTACCCTGCAACGGCCAGACTTCatttcttctgtaccaataatacggcagaatacgaagcaTGTATCATGGGTTTAAATttggccctcgatctggatgtgaatgaattattggttatgggagattctgacttgcttatccggcaaaCCCAAGGcaaatgggagactcgagacatcaagcttattccatacagacaatgtgtacaagatttgagcaaaagattcaaatccatcgtGTTCAAGTatattcccaggtttcacaacgagttagccgatgctttggctactttagcctcaatgctcccttatccggggaacactcatatcgatccactagaaatccaagttcggaatcaacacggttactgccATACAATTGAgatagaaccagatggtgaactatg tcattttatgaaggaggtatgcgagaaatttaaaattatgcatcgccatttTACCCCTTGCtggccaaaagccaatggagctgttgaagcggcgaacaagaacatcaagaagattcttaaaAAAATAATCCAAGGTTccaaacaatggcatgaaaagttgccttttgctcttttgggataccgcacgactactcgcacatctgttggtgcaactccttatccgTTGGTATATGGAACGAAAGTTGTAATACCGGCAGAggtcgaaattccctctctttggatcattgtggagtcggagattgaagatacagaatgggtaaagacTTGA